The sequence GTAGTCTGCAAACAGGCCAGGCACCAACTCCTTGAGCCGGTTGCCGCGGTCAATCAGGCGTGCGCCCGACCCGTTTCTGGCCGCCAGCCGCAGTTGATAGCCAAGACGATGCTCGCGCCAGAAGTCGATCCAGTCGGTGGAGGGCGTGTTGATCTGCGGCGTGCTGCCGATGGTGTTGTCGCGCTGCCAGCCGAAGCAATCACTGCTCGAGCGGTGCAATGCCGCCAGTTGGTGGCCCAGGCGTTCGGCGCTGCCCCGGCCATTGCCGTCCAGCTGCAGGAATTCCATCGCCAGAAAGGCGTGATCGCCGGAGGTGCCCGCGCAGATGGGGGCGGGGACACGTACCGTCTGCGTTGCTGCCAACTCCGCCAATCCGGCCAGCTCGGCCTCGAACATGGCGAGCCGCTGCGCGCGGTTTATCTTGACGAAAAAGCGCCGTTCACCGGCATCGACGGCGTAGGCGCTATTGATGCACCCGCCGCCGATGCTGCGCGGGTTCGCCAGCGTGCAGG is a genomic window of Pseudomonadota bacterium containing:
- a CDS encoding fructosamine kinase family protein, with protein sequence MSDWVEDVATAIGAATGHPCTLANPRSIGGGCINSAYAVDAGERRFFVKINRAQRLAMFEAELAGLAELAATQTVRVPAPICAGTSGDHAFLAMEFLQLDGNGRGSAERLGHQLAALHRSSSDCFGWQRDNTIGSTPQINTPSTDWIDFWREHRLGYQLRLAARNGSGARLIDRGNRLKELVPGLFADYAPQPSLLHGDLWGGNWATTAGGEPVLFDPAVYFGDRETDLAMTELFGGFPPTFYAAYKSSWPLDSGYSVRKQLYNLYHVLNHLNLFGGGYQRQAETLIERLTAELR